A window of Ascochyta rabiei chromosome 6, complete sequence genomic DNA:
GGAGAAGATGACAAGGTGGATTCTATCATTAGATGTGTGCCTTTATATAATGCTATACTAGATGTTAAATATAAAAATATATGTCTAGGTACCATGTATAACGCTCTAGCGCTATAACCATTAATGTTTTAACAGCACATATTGTAGTATTAGAATTTTTTTTAAAATAAACTCacttttctttttctttctgTTTTTAGGGTAAGGAGCACCTAAAATAAGTAGTAGAGGCGAGACAAACTAAGTAGTggagaaagagagaagaagagaagagactGGGTTTATCGATAGTGTGTGAGTTGATGCGGTGCTATGCTGGGTATCAAATGCAAATGTGTAGGTGCTATGTACAACAACGCCCGAGCGTAGGGAAATTCTGTCACCGCAGCAGGATTTTCGAATCCGCGCGGTCAATCGTCACCTCCTCGTCGTTTTCAAACGAGTACTTGCGGCGCACGAGCTCGAAGACGATGAGGCCCGCGCTCGTGCTGGGGACTTGGCGGATGGTGTTGCCCCAGAAGTCCTTGTACAGGTACTTTCTCCAGCCGCCGGCGCGCTTGGCGAGCGTCTTGCACTGGGCGAAGGTCTGCTCGTAGGCGTGGTAGTAGCGACGCATGATCTGGCCGGGGCGGGATTCTTCGTGGGCTTGGAAGTCGAGCGCTTCGAGGCGGCGGTAGTGCACGTCTTGGATCTCGGTGAGCGGGTGCTGGATGATTTGACTGGAGACGCCTGCGGAGATGCCGGCCAGGAGGAGGAACGTGGGCTCGAGCGCAAAGTGGGGTTTGATGACGGGCCGGGTGTCGTGGTGGAGGTGCTCGTGGACGCTCAGCGGGGCAGGGTTGAGGATGGAGTCGCGGTGGGGGTGCTCGTGGACGCTCAGCGGGGCAGAGCCGAGGATGGAGTCGCGGGTGCGGGAGCCGTAGTGCCAGGCGACGAAGCTGTAGTAGCCTTGGCTCTTGACCGTCTCGAAGGCGCTGAAGAAGACGGCGGCGGCAAGCGCGTCTTTGCAGAGCGACAGCGACCAGCCGGCGAAGATACCCTGTAGGCCAATGGAGCGGAGCTTGTGGCCGGCGTAGTGCCACATGGTCTTGTACTTCCCATCGAGGAGGTCTGCGGTGCGGAAGCGCGTCTGCAGGGCGTCAAAGGGCGCGGCGACGATGGACTGGAAGCTGCCTGCAACCAGGCCGGCGGTGAAGGtcgtcgagggcgagggcggcgggTACACGCGCTTCGTCTGGTGCGAGCTCGGCTCGTGGAGGCTCGACAAGCTGTGCAGGTAGACGGTGTACAAGACTGCGCCAATGCACGTGTTGGCCAGCAGGGGCGGCAGCACCTGGTTCGGGATGAAGGCCCAGCCCTCGGTGCGGACGGCGTGGGCGAGGATGGCGGGCGTCGTCGTCCTCCAGCTCCAGCGGGCGTGGGCGGCGATGTGGGGGTTGATGGCGCGCGCATAGCCCATGTAGTCGATCCTGCCGCGGAAGAAGGCCTTGACGGGCGCTCGGAAGTAGAAGGCGACCATGCGGGCGGCCACGGCGCGCATGCCGGCCGCCTGCACGCCCGTGGCGGGGGCCTTGTTGGGTTTCTGCGGCTCGAGTTGGTCGCCGGTGCCGTCGCTGCCGCCGCGGAGGGTGACCGGGAGGACTCCAGTGCGTCCATTGGCACTGGGATTGGTGGTCATCGCATAGTGGGGGGCAGGTAAGGCGGTGGGCGATGCAGACAGGGGGAAGGTGCGTGCTGCAGacaggtgaaggtgaaggtgcGTGCTGCAGacaggtgaaggtgaaggtgcGTGCTGCACACAGGGGAAGGTGCGTGCTGCAGACAGGTAAAGGTGAAGGTGCGTGCTGCAGACTGGTAAAGGTGAAGGTGCGTGCTGTACACAGGGGAAGGTGCGTGCTGCAGACAGGTAAAGGTGAAGGTGCGTGCTGCAGacaggtgaaggtgaaggtgaaggtgcGTGCTGCACACAGGTAAAGGTGAAGGTGCGTGCTGCACACAGGTAAAGGTGAAGGTGCGTGCTGCACGCGGGCCTGTCACCGGTCGAGTCGACGTCGTGAAAGTCCGTCCAGGTCCGTCCAAGTCCGTCCAAGCCAGCCCAAGTCTGTCCGCGGTAAAGGCAACGTCAGTCTGCCAATCGAGGTGGGTCCTCCGCGTGGGGAAGCTCGGACCGGTCGCGGTTGCCTTGGCGCGACTGCAACGCGTTTGCTCATCGAGCACCACGCCGGCCGTCTTCTCTCATCGCCGCGCCCTCTCCACCCTCGCCCCCcctcaacaccaccaccaccaccaggcGCCGTGCACCTGCCAAAGGCCCCCGCGCTCGCCTTTCGCAACCATGGCCGACGACATCGTCATCGACAAGCAGCTCTTCCACGACCGCCTGGGCAACTTTGTCGCAAAGTGGAAGGCCGACAAGCGTGCTGGCGATGCCGTCTTCCAGGGCGCAAGCTCCCTCGCCACGGTCGTCGGTAAAGCCAGCGAGCCCGGCAGCTACTTGAAGCCTGCAGCTTTCCAGGTAAGGCCAGCACGCCAAAGCCTGGCCGAGCTACTACTCACAGCAGCCGCAGTTATGGCTCCTGGGCTACGAGTTCCCTGCGACGCTCTTCATCCTCACCCCCGACCTGCTCCAGATCGTCACAACAAAGAAGAAGGGTGCGTCGTCACACCGCCAGACACGGCCGAGACACGGCGCTAACAGAGCACACAGCCTCGTACCTCGAGCCGCTGAAGGGTGGCAAGGTGCCCATTGAGATCCTCGTGCGCGGCAAGGACGCCGAGGAGAACAAGAAGCAGTTCCAGACATGTCTCGAGACGCTGAAGAACGCCGGGAAAAAGGTCGCCGTGCTGAAGAAGGACAGCTCCACCGGAGGCTTCGCAGACGAGTGGAAAGCGGCCTTTGCCGACGCCGGCATCAAGGAGGAGGACCAGGTCGATCTCGCGCCCATTCTCTCGCAGGCTGCGCTGTCGGTCAAGGACGAGAAGGAGCTGGTAGGCAACAACCACGCCGTGTTCACGAGCGAAGCTGGGCTGACTTGCATAGCGCACCATCCGCGATGCCTCGCGCGCATCCAGCGCCCTCATGACCAGCTACTTCGTGGAGGAAATGTCCGACATCCTCGATTCCGAGAAGAAGATCACGCACCGGGCCCTCGCCGACAAGGTCGCAAACAAAATCGACGACGCAAAGTTCTTTGAGAAGCAGAAGGTCTCCAAGAACTTCGACGCCATGCAGCTCGACTGGTGCCTCCAGCCCACCATCCAGAGTGGCGGCGCATACGACCTCAAGTTCGCCGCCGAGCCTGACGAGAACAACCTCCACGCCGGCGTCATCATCTCGGTCCTTGGTCTGCGCTACCAGACGTACGGCGCCATGGTCGGAAGAACCTACATGGTCGGGCCCAACAAGGAGCAGGAGACGGCCTACAAGCTGCTTCTGGCCATCCACGACCTGGTCATCAAGTCCATCAAGGACGGCGCCGTCGCAAAGGACGTCTACAACAAGGCTCTCGCCCACCTGAAATCCAAGAAGCCCGAGTGGGAGAAGCACTTCCCCAAGAACGTTGGCTACGGCATTGGAACCGAGAACAAGGACAGTTCGCTGCTGTTAAGCGGTAAGAATGTGCGTGTCCTGAAGGATGGCATGACCATTGTCGTGCAGGCTGGCCTGCACGATCTGGAGAACAGCAAGCCCCAGGACAAGAAGAGCAAGACATACTCTCTGGTATTGGTAGACACCGTGCGTGTTGGCCAGGGCGACGCGTCCGTCTTCACAAAGGACACCACGTCTGATCTAGACGCTGTCTCGTTCTTCTTCGatgaagaggaggaggaggctAAGCCGAAAGTCAAGAAGGAGCGTGCGCCAGCCATTGCGCAGACGAACATCACCAAGACACGCACACGACACGAGCGAACAACGAACCAGGACGCAGAAAAGGAAGAACAGAGGCGGCAGCATCAGCGCGAATTGCACCagaagaagcagcagcaaggTCTGGAGCAGTACAGCGAAGGCGCAAAGTCGCTCAACGGCACCGAGGAGAAGAAGTTCAAGCGCTTCGAATCCTACAAGCGCGACAACCAGCTGCCCAACTCGGTTGCAAATCTGGAGATTGTGGTCGATAAGAAAAGCCAGACAGTCATCTTGCCAATCATGGGTCGACCGGTTCCCTTCCACATCCACACCATCAAGAACGCTTCCCACACGCCCGAAGCTGACGTTACCTCTCTTCGCATCAACTTCCTCTCTCCAGGTCAGGGTGTTGGGCGAAAGGATGATCAGCCTTTCGAGGACCCTAACGCTCACTTCATCCGCAGTCTGACTTTCCGCTCCCAGGATATCGAGCGCATTGACCAGATCACCAAGGACATCACCGAGCTGAAGAAGGAAGTTGTACGACGAGACCAAGAAAAGAAGCAGATGGAGGATGTTGTTGAGCAGGACAAGCTCGTTCCTCTCAAGACTCGCAAGCCCTTCAACCTCGACCTCATCTTCATCCGACCCGCACTCGACGGCAAGCGTATTCCCGGAAGCGTCGAGATTCACCAGAACGGTTTGCGCTACATCCACGGCGGTGGTAGCGCGAGGATCGATGTGCTGTTCAGCAACATGAAGCACCTGTTCTTCCAGCCGTCGCAACACGAActcatcgtcatcatccACGTCCATCTCAAGAACCCCATCATGTTgggcaagaagaagaccAAGGACGTCCAGTTCGTCCGCGAAGCTACAGAAATGCAGTTTGACGACACAGGCAACCGCAAGCGTCGCCACAAGTTCGGTGACGAGGAAGAGTttgagcaggagcaggaagagcgGAGGCGACGAGCAGCACTTGACAAGGAGTTCAAGAACTTTGCCGAGAAGATTGCAGATGCTGCGCGCAACGAGAACGTCAGCGTCGACATTCCATACCGTGAGCTTGGTTTCAACGGTGTCCCATCTCGATCGTCTGTGCTTGTACAACCGACAACCGACTGCTTGGTCCAGCTCACCGAGCCGCCCTTCACATGTCTTACCCTCTCCGAGATTGAGATCGTCCATCTCGAACGCGTGCAGTTCGGTCTCCGAAACTTCGATATGGTCGTGGTTTTCAAGGACTACAACCGCCCTCCCGTTCACATCAACACCATTCCTGTCGAATCACTCGACCCGGTCAAGGATTGGCTGGACTCTGTCGATATTCCCTTCAGCGAGGGTCCGCTCAACCTCAACTGGGCTACCATCATGAAGACTGTCACCTCCGACCCGCATCAATTCTTTGCTGACGGCGGTTGGTCGTTCCTCTCTACCGAGtccgacgacgaagacggcgatgaggaagaagaagagtctGCTTTCGAGGTGTCAGAGTCTGAACTTGCCATCTCGGACGAGTCGTCTGAAGAGAGCGATTTCGATGAGAACGCGTCTGAAGAGATGAGCGACGAGGGCTCAGAAGACGAGTTCTCTGAAGGCGAAGATTGGGATGAGTTGGAAAAGAAGGCGGCGAAGAAGGACAAGGAAGGCACACTGGAAGACGAGGAAGAAAAgccgaagaagaggaagcgcTGAGCTATCTTCCTCCGCTGTATGCAACGGGCCACAGTTGCCATTGCGCCCCTTCGATTTTTGTCACattttttcttcttcttgtaaGATTGATCGCCACTGGCTGATGGATGAATGAGCGTTTGGAGTTTCATATCGTAGGTATCATGCCAGGACAAATCGAAGGTACTGCTTGTTCAGGGCAAGGCTGGATGGTCCTCGTCATAGGGACGTTAGCTACGTGACCTTGCCACAGTGATGACATTCGGATGCACTGACATTCCATGCAAGATAATCGGTCATTGCAAAACTGCTGATTCAGGCGTCCGTCCCACTTGCCTCCAGGCGGCGACAAAATCTTGGCATTATCCAGCGCTGTGATTAGCGTCTGCCTAACTAGTTGCTTTCGTGTGAGTCCAACAAGGCTGCAATCCCCTTTTCGGAAGACTCTCAAAGATGCGAGGTAGGTGCGACCGTTTATCATGAAGTGGGGCATGATTATAAGTATGGTCGGAGCTGCTTTGCTTGCTCGATTCATTCCCTCAGCAAATCTCGCCATCTCATCTACCTTTCGTTGCTGTCTTCACATTGCTGCTTCACAAATTCCCACCCAAAGGGATGTCCACACAGAACCAAGTGATTGAGCCTATTGCTCTGCCTCGGCTTCCTGCCGAGCATGCAGAATGGCTTTCGCACGTCTCGAAGCATCCCAGCACATCAATGCACGAATTGCTCGCTCCCTACAAAGAGTACGATGCAAAGCTTCGCGAGGTTTTCGCTCAGCAGCCCTCTCACCCTGCAATGGAGAAGCCAAACGTTCTTCCTCTTTTCGCAGGACAAGAACGGGACGTCAAGATCCGAGCCCGGAAGTCAGACACTGAATCTGAGGACGAACGCCAGCGCTACCTGATGCCCTTGAAAACCTCTGAGCGCAAACCCGATGGCGCGCCAGCAATTGTCCAACCCCTCAAAGAGTTCCAGACAAACTTCCAGCTGTTCTCCGAGTCGGCATTGGTGGACATGGACTGGTCGAATGTCGTCGTTGCCGGCAGCGCTGTTGTTACCTCACTCCTTCCGGTTCCAGCAGAGCACAATGCTTCGAAACGTGCTCTCCGCGAGTACTATCACCAAAAACTCGCACCCTCTTCAGATGTAGATCTCTTCCTGTATGCTCTAACTGAAGAGCAGGCCGTGGAGAAGATCAAGCAAATTGAACAGCGTATTCGAGATTCCATCTTGACAGAAACGACCACAATCCGCACAAAGAATGCAATCACCATTGCTTCACAGTATCCTACACGACACGTGCAGATTGTGCTTCGTATCTATCGCTCCATCTCTGAAATTCTCACCGGCTTCGATGTTGACTGCTCATGCGCTGCCTACGATGGGAAACAAGTCTACGCTAGTCCACGTGCAGTCGCTGCATACATGACTCAAGTCAACACCATTGACCTCACACGACGCTCACCTTCGTATGAGAATCGCCTTTCCAAGTACTCTCACCGCGGATTTGAGGTTTACTGGCCCCTCTTGGACCGTTCGCGCATTGACCCAACCATCTTCGAGCGATCATTCGGTCGCACACTTGGCCTTGCTCGTTTGCTAGTACTCGAGAAGCTGCCTCGCACAACAGACCGGGATTCTTATGTGGACCAGCGACGGGCGGAGCGCGGCAGGTAAGTGCTCCTGACAATCTCTCTGTTGCGTCACTGACAAGTGTCTACAGACCAGCCATCAACCGATGGAACACGCGCAAGCACAAGCTGAAAGGAAATGTCAAAGAAGATCACGACGATGAGGTGCCTGATTGGGTCGAGTCAGACGAAGTCAGCGATTATCACACTTTCACGGTCCCGTACGGACCGAAGTTCCATGCTCGCAAGATTGAACGTCTCCTTTACGCAAAAGATCTTCTACTCAACGCAGAATGGAACCGACCAAAAGACCGTGAAACAACTTTACATCGTCACCCAGCGTTCTTTGGCAATGCAACTGACGTCATCGGTGACTGCTGTGGCTACTGTCCAAAGCCCGCAACACCGGAAGATGAAGCGATTGCAGAAGTCGAGAACAAGATATACGTGTCTGGTGGTCTTACCTTTATCAAAGACGATCCGGGACGACAGACAATTGGCTCATTTCACCCTCTCACTAATGATGACTGGACAGAAATGGCCTACGTCGGTAATACGGCTAGGCTTTGTCAAGCTATCGTCGACGGCGATGTCGAGCACGTCCAGGACTGGCTGAGCCAGGAAGGCGCGGATCCCAACGAACGAGATTACACTGGTCGCACGC
This region includes:
- a CDS encoding Xaa-Pro aminopeptidase, translating into MADDIVIDKQLFHDRLGNFVAKWKADKRAGDAVFQGASSLATVVGKASEPGSYLKPAAFQLWLLGYEFPATLFILTPDLLQIVTTKKKASYLEPLKGGKVPIEILVRGKDAEENKKQFQTCLETLKNAGKKVAVLKKDSSTGGFADEWKAAFADAGIKEEDQVDLAPILSQAALSVKDEKELRTIRDASRASSALMTSYFVEEMSDILDSEKKITHRALADKVANKIDDAKFFEKQKVSKNFDAMQLDWCLQPTIQSGGAYDLKFAAEPDENNLHAGVIISVLGLRYQTYGAMVGRTYMVGPNKEQETAYKLLLAIHDLVIKSIKDGAVAKDVYNKALAHLKSKKPEWEKHFPKNVGYGIGTENKDSSLLLSGKNVRVLKDGMTIVVQAGLHDLENSKPQDKKSKTYSLVLVDTVRVGQGDASVFTKDTTSDLDAVSFFFDEEEEEAKPKVKKERAPAIAQTNITKTRTRHERTTNQDAEKEEQRRQHQRELHQKKQQQGLEQYSEGAKSLNGTEEKKFKRFESYKRDNQLPNSVANLEIVVDKKSQTVILPIMGRPVPFHIHTIKNASHTPEADVTSLRINFLSPGQGVGRKDDQPFEDPNAHFIRSLTFRSQDIERIDQITKDITELKKEVVRRDQEKKQMEDVVEQDKLVPLKTRKPFNLDLIFIRPALDGKRIPGSVEIHQNGLRYIHGGGSARIDVLFSNMKHLFFQPSQHELIVIIHVHLKNPIMLGKKKTKDVQFVREATEMQFDDTGNRKRRHKFGDEEEFEQEQEERRRRAALDKEFKNFAEKIADAARNENVSVDIPYRELGFNGVPSRSSVLVQPTTDCLVQLTEPPFTCLTLSEIEIVHLERVQFGLRNFDMVVVFKDYNRPPVHINTIPVESLDPVKDWLDSVDIPFSEGPLNLNWATIMKTVTSDPHQFFADGGWSFLSTESDDEDGDEEEEESAFEVSESELAISDESSEESDFDENASEEMSDEGSEDEFSEGEDWDELEKKAAKKDKEGTLEDEEEKPKKRKR